A genomic region of Elaeis guineensis isolate ETL-2024a chromosome 9, EG11, whole genome shotgun sequence contains the following coding sequences:
- the LOC105051750 gene encoding LOW QUALITY PROTEIN: thioredoxin M-type, chloroplastic (The sequence of the model RefSeq protein was modified relative to this genomic sequence to represent the inferred CDS: inserted 1 base in 1 codon) yields MALETCFQMSTVASTTTTASRARFLQAHHHFSCKEKHIWPASSGFKRAISSLPSSPNPSMSILPVNNRXHRFICQAKNVVDEVLVANEANWDNMVIGCEAPVLVDFWAPWCGPCRMIAPVIDELAKDYAGKIVCCKVNTDDCPNIASKYGIRSIPTVLLFKNGDKKESVIGAVPKSTLCDIIDKYLEM; encoded by the exons ATGGCTTTGGAAACCTGTTTCCAAATGAGCACCGTTGCTTCCACAACTACAACAGCTAGTAGAGCCAGATTTTTGCAAGCCCACCACCACTTCTCCTGCAAGGAAAAGCATATTTGGCCAGCGAGCAGTGGATTCAAGAGAGCTATTTCATCCCTCCCATCATCACCGAATCCATCCATGTCGATCCTTCCAGTTAATAACC TGCACCGTTTCATCTGTCAAGCTAAAAATGTAGTAGATGAAG TGTTGGTGGCGAATGAAGCAAACTGGGACAACATGGTCATTGGCTGTGAGGCACCAGTGTTGGTAGATTTTTGGGCACCTTGGTGTGGTCCATGCCGGATGATTGCACCGGTGATCGATGAATTGGCCAAAGACTATGCTGGAAAGATCGTCTGCTGCAAGGTTAACACCGACGATTGCCCGAACATCGCATCCAAGTATGGGATTCGGAGCATCCCAACTGTTCTACTCTTCAAGAATGGCGATAAGAAAGAGAGTGTCATTGGAGCAGTGCCAAAGAGCACATTGTGTGATATTATAGACAAATATTTGGAAATgtga